A single window of Halosolutus gelatinilyticus DNA harbors:
- a CDS encoding Single-stranded DNA binding protein yields the protein MELDDHAEDLASDLGVDKEEVKADLQNLVEYSVPINEAKQSLRRKYGGGSSGGGAPAAKEIGDITPDDGNVTVTGVVLAAGERSIRYQGDDHVIVEGRIADETGAIDYTAWEDFGLSPGNTITAGNAGVREWDGEPELNLGESTSLSFVDEAIDVDHEIGGDAQLADLQTGDRAVNVEVDVLEYERRTIDGRDGETEILSGVFGDESGRLPFTNWDPAPAIEEGGPVRIENAYVQEFRGVPEINVSEFSTVTPLDREIEVGADATTMEVGEAVRTGGIYDVELVGNAIAVRDGSGLIQRCPECYRVIQKGQCRTHGNVDGIDDLRVKAILDDGTGTVTVVLDDDLTEDVYGGTLEDALEQAREAMDQEVVADEIRDRIVGREYRIRGHLSVDEYGANLDAESFDESDDDPAARAAAFLEEVRA from the coding sequence ATGGAACTCGATGATCATGCCGAGGATCTTGCCTCCGACCTCGGCGTCGACAAAGAGGAGGTCAAAGCTGACCTGCAGAACCTGGTGGAGTACAGCGTCCCGATCAACGAAGCGAAACAGAGCCTGCGCCGCAAGTACGGCGGCGGAAGCAGCGGTGGCGGCGCGCCCGCCGCCAAGGAGATCGGCGACATCACGCCCGATGACGGCAACGTCACCGTGACGGGCGTCGTCCTCGCGGCGGGCGAGCGATCGATCCGCTATCAGGGCGACGATCACGTCATCGTCGAGGGACGGATCGCCGACGAAACCGGCGCGATCGATTACACCGCCTGGGAGGACTTCGGCCTCTCGCCCGGCAACACGATCACCGCGGGCAACGCGGGCGTCCGCGAATGGGACGGCGAACCCGAGCTTAACCTCGGCGAGAGCACCTCGCTGTCGTTCGTCGACGAGGCGATCGACGTCGACCACGAGATCGGCGGCGACGCGCAACTGGCCGACCTCCAGACCGGCGATCGCGCCGTGAACGTCGAGGTTGACGTCCTCGAGTACGAGCGACGGACGATCGACGGGCGGGACGGCGAGACGGAGATCCTCAGCGGCGTCTTCGGCGACGAGAGCGGCCGGTTGCCGTTCACGAACTGGGATCCGGCGCCGGCGATCGAGGAGGGCGGGCCCGTCCGCATCGAGAACGCCTACGTCCAGGAGTTCCGGGGCGTCCCCGAGATCAACGTCTCCGAGTTCTCGACCGTGACGCCGCTCGATCGCGAGATCGAGGTCGGCGCGGACGCGACGACGATGGAGGTCGGCGAGGCGGTCCGCACCGGCGGCATCTACGACGTCGAACTCGTCGGGAACGCGATCGCGGTCCGCGACGGCTCCGGGCTCATCCAGCGCTGTCCGGAGTGTTACCGCGTCATCCAGAAGGGGCAGTGTCGCACCCACGGGAACGTCGACGGCATCGACGACCTGCGCGTGAAGGCGATCCTCGACGACGGCACCGGTACGGTGACGGTCGTCCTCGACGACGATCTGACCGAGGACGTCTACGGCGGGACGCTCGAGGACGCCCTCGAGCAGGCCCGCGAAGCGATGGATCAGGAAGTCGTCGCCGACGAGATCCGCGATCGAATCGTCGGCCGCGAGTACCGCATTCGTGGTCACCTCTCGGTCGACGAGTACGGGGCGAACCTCGACGCCGAATCGTTCGACGAAAGCGACGACGATCCGGCCGCACGCGCCGCGGCATTCCTCGAGGAGGTGCGAGCATGA
- a CDS encoding ZIP family metal transporter → MASIVDVVAIALLAGAATGLGALPILVTDRISHRFYDAAIGLAAGIMFGAAVFALVVPGLEFGSLWEVVVGIVAGAAFLLAGNRLLPHVHLVMTGEGDRTFPPSTAAEEVIEPEDIIEAVVAAEANGSRSEGDGAAADVDSNARRAILVGSAITIHNVPEGLAIGIAFAGGLEAVGVALALAIAIQNVPDGFAMAVPASQTDLSKLKTILYTTLSGAIPEPIAAAFGFALVALVTGLFPIAAGFAAGTMMAVIFRELIPTSHGHGYADIATLTFVVGFVVMVIVDVGLAV, encoded by the coding sequence GTGGCTTCGATCGTCGATGTCGTCGCAATCGCCCTGCTCGCGGGTGCCGCAACGGGTCTCGGTGCGCTGCCGATCCTCGTTACGGACCGCATCAGCCACCGGTTCTACGACGCCGCGATCGGTCTCGCGGCCGGAATCATGTTCGGCGCGGCCGTCTTCGCGCTCGTGGTGCCCGGCCTCGAGTTCGGGTCGCTGTGGGAGGTCGTCGTCGGCATCGTCGCCGGCGCCGCGTTCCTCCTCGCTGGAAACCGACTCCTTCCGCACGTCCACCTCGTGATGACCGGCGAGGGCGATCGGACGTTTCCGCCGTCGACCGCCGCCGAGGAGGTCATCGAACCCGAGGATATCATCGAAGCCGTGGTGGCCGCTGAGGCAAACGGCTCCCGATCCGAAGGCGACGGAGCAGCGGCGGACGTCGACTCGAACGCGCGACGGGCGATCCTGGTCGGGAGCGCGATCACGATCCACAACGTTCCCGAGGGGCTGGCGATCGGCATCGCCTTCGCGGGCGGTCTGGAGGCCGTCGGCGTCGCGCTCGCCCTCGCCATCGCGATCCAGAACGTCCCCGACGGGTTTGCGATGGCCGTTCCAGCGAGCCAGACGGACCTCTCGAAACTGAAGACCATCCTGTACACGACGCTGTCGGGCGCGATTCCCGAACCGATCGCGGCGGCGTTCGGATTCGCCCTCGTCGCGCTCGTCACCGGGCTCTTTCCGATCGCCGCGGGGTTCGCCGCCGGGACGATGATGGCCGTCATCTTCCGGGAGCTGATCCCCACCAGTCACGGCCACGGGTACGCAGATATCGCCACCCTGACGTTCGTCGTCGGCTTCGTCGTCATGGTGATCGTCGACGTCGGGCTGGCCGTCTGA
- a CDS encoding 2,5-diamino-6-(ribosylamino)-4(3H)-pyrimidinone 5'-phosphate reductase, translated as MHVVVNAAMSADGKLSSRRREQIAISGDEDFARVDRLRADSDAVVVGVGTVLADDPHLTVKDETLRGERRDASRPANPARVVVDSTGRTPLDAAILDDAASTYLCVSESAPVDRRLELADRAKLVTAGDDRVDLMRAFSALRDAGLERIMVEGGGELIFSLFAAGLVDELRAFVGPTVIGGRDAPTLADGEGFVENFPALELVNAEPLDDGVLLRWRTDAE; from the coding sequence ATGCACGTGGTCGTCAACGCCGCGATGAGCGCGGACGGCAAACTCTCGTCGCGACGCCGGGAGCAGATCGCCATCAGCGGCGACGAGGACTTCGCCCGCGTCGATCGGCTTCGGGCCGACAGCGATGCCGTCGTCGTCGGCGTCGGGACCGTCCTCGCGGACGATCCGCACCTCACGGTCAAAGACGAGACGCTCCGGGGGGAGCGCCGCGACGCCAGCCGCCCGGCCAATCCGGCCCGGGTAGTCGTGGATTCGACGGGGCGAACGCCGCTGGACGCGGCGATCCTCGACGACGCGGCGTCGACGTACCTCTGCGTGAGCGAGTCCGCGCCCGTCGATCGCCGGCTGGAACTCGCCGATCGCGCAAAGCTGGTGACGGCGGGCGACGATCGGGTCGATCTGATGCGGGCGTTCTCGGCGCTCCGGGACGCCGGCCTCGAACGGATCATGGTCGAGGGCGGCGGCGAACTCATCTTCTCGCTGTTCGCGGCCGGACTGGTCGACGAACTCCGCGCGTTCGTCGGTCCGACGGTGATCGGCGGCCGCGACGCGCCCACGCTGGCGGACGGCGAGGGGTTCGTCGAGAATTTCCCGGCGCTCGAACTCGTCAACGCCGAGCCGCTCGACGACGGCGTGCTCCTGCGGTGGCGAACGGACGCCGAGTGA
- the msrA gene encoding peptide-methionine (S)-S-oxide reductase MsrA, whose product MTDTATFGGGCFWCIEAAFKELDGVDSVTSGYAGGRTDDPTYREVCSGETGHAEVVRVEYDPETIGYDDLLEIFFTIHDPTQLNRQGPDVGSQYRSIVLYETDAQREQADAYVEALDEEYDDDVVTELEPLETFYPAEEYHQDYFEKNPQDAYCRMHAAPKVEKVRETFDAKLERA is encoded by the coding sequence ATGACCGACACCGCGACGTTCGGCGGCGGCTGTTTCTGGTGCATCGAAGCGGCGTTCAAGGAACTCGACGGGGTCGACTCCGTCACCTCGGGGTACGCCGGCGGTCGCACCGACGACCCGACCTACCGGGAGGTTTGCTCCGGTGAGACCGGTCACGCGGAGGTCGTTCGGGTCGAGTACGATCCCGAGACGATCGGCTACGACGACCTCCTCGAGATCTTCTTCACGATCCACGATCCGACTCAATTGAACCGGCAGGGGCCCGACGTCGGATCGCAGTACCGATCGATCGTCCTCTACGAAACCGACGCGCAGCGCGAGCAGGCCGACGCGTACGTCGAGGCGCTCGACGAGGAGTACGACGACGACGTCGTCACCGAACTGGAGCCGCTCGAGACGTTCTATCCCGCAGAGGAGTACCACCAGGATTACTTCGAGAAGAACCCGCAGGACGCCTACTGCCGGATGCACGCTGCGCCGAAGGTCGAAAAGGTGCGCGAGACGTTCGACGCGAAACTCGAACGGGCGTGA
- a CDS encoding cupredoxin domain-containing protein, whose product MGEETQDTLPDRRTVLKLAGAAAVAPLAAGCTDGGGGGGGDGGDGGDGGGDGGDGGGGGGGSSELIESGTEIELGGEVQGWQGQAPDQIADQTNPTLVLQEGESYDITWENLDGQGHNIEIRNDNDEVVDDYSTEVMDQQGETQTLTVDEVTSEMTQYVCQPHEGTMNGEIQVESGGGGGGGNETEGNETEGNETEGGNETEGGNETGGGNESE is encoded by the coding sequence ATGGGGGAAGAGACCCAAGACACTCTGCCCGACCGACGAACCGTCCTCAAACTAGCAGGCGCCGCCGCCGTCGCCCCGTTGGCCGCAGGCTGTACAGACGGCGGAGGCGGTGGCGGCGGCGATGGCGGTGATGGCGGTGACGGCGGCGGTGATGGCGGTGACGGCGGCGGAGGCGGCGGCGGCAGTAGCGAACTGATCGAGTCCGGAACGGAGATCGAACTCGGTGGCGAGGTCCAGGGATGGCAGGGACAAGCACCCGATCAGATCGCCGACCAGACGAATCCGACGCTTGTCCTGCAGGAAGGCGAATCGTACGACATCACCTGGGAGAACCTCGACGGCCAGGGTCACAACATCGAGATCCGCAACGACAACGACGAAGTCGTCGACGACTACTCGACCGAGGTCATGGACCAACAGGGCGAGACCCAGACGCTCACGGTCGACGAGGTCACAAGCGAGATGACCCAGTACGTCTGCCAGCCCCACGAGGGGACGATGAACGGCGAGATCCAGGTCGAAAGCGGCGGTGGCGGCGGTGGCGGGAACGAGACCGAAGGAAACGAAACCGAAGGAAACGAAACCGAAGGCGGAAACGAGACCGAGGGCGGCAACGAAACGGGAGGCGGAAACGAGTCCGAGTAA
- a CDS encoding helix-turn-helix domain-containing protein: MSLEISPPDDAPPFRDVITVLDDEDCRTIIAVLEQPMTVPEISEAAELPLSSTYRKLDRLTDARLVAETDGVRRGRHRKSRYAVDFDRVSIDLDDQQEFRVDITRSNRRSLDLWADVTREF, translated from the coding sequence ATGTCACTCGAGATCTCTCCGCCCGACGACGCGCCTCCGTTTCGGGACGTCATCACCGTCCTGGACGACGAGGACTGTCGGACCATCATCGCCGTTCTCGAGCAGCCGATGACGGTCCCGGAGATCTCGGAGGCGGCCGAGCTTCCGCTGTCGTCGACCTACCGGAAACTCGATCGCCTCACCGACGCGCGGCTCGTCGCCGAAACCGACGGGGTTCGTCGCGGCCGCCACCGCAAGTCCAGGTACGCGGTCGATTTCGATCGCGTCTCCATCGACCTCGACGACCAGCAGGAGTTTCGCGTCGATATCACCCGATCGAACCGGCGGTCGCTCGATCTCTGGGCCGACGTGACCCGGGAGTTCTAA
- a CDS encoding cob(I)yrinic acid a,c-diamide adenosyltransferase: MSDDRTPDSTIENTPGQGRTPTPERIEPSAPAEFGLVQVWWGDGKGKTTATLGMGMRAAGHGYRVHVLQFMKGGASSVDAVRGEYNAIATLPGISYENLGHYGWHGMADGSAEEDHEAEAQAGLERARELLDAAADAALDEPIPLDADPEVGMHMLVLDEILYAADRGLVGEDDVLDLVESKPADLELVLSGSHVEPEYLADVADLITNVRKVKHPIEGGQRARRGTEF, translated from the coding sequence ATGAGCGACGATCGGACGCCCGACTCGACGATCGAGAACACGCCCGGCCAGGGACGAACGCCGACGCCCGAGCGGATCGAACCGTCCGCACCGGCGGAGTTCGGCCTCGTGCAGGTCTGGTGGGGTGACGGCAAGGGCAAGACGACGGCCACGCTCGGGATGGGAATGCGCGCGGCCGGTCACGGCTACCGCGTCCACGTGCTCCAGTTCATGAAGGGCGGTGCGTCGAGCGTCGACGCCGTCCGCGGCGAGTACAACGCGATCGCAACCCTGCCGGGGATCAGCTACGAGAACCTCGGCCACTACGGCTGGCACGGAATGGCCGACGGCTCCGCCGAAGAGGATCACGAGGCGGAGGCGCAGGCGGGGCTCGAACGGGCCCGCGAACTGCTCGACGCGGCGGCCGACGCCGCCCTCGACGAACCGATCCCGCTCGACGCCGACCCCGAGGTGGGGATGCACATGCTCGTTCTCGACGAGATCCTCTACGCCGCCGATCGGGGCCTCGTCGGCGAGGACGACGTGCTCGATCTCGTCGAATCGAAACCGGCCGACCTCGAACTGGTCCTTTCCGGGAGCCACGTCGAACCCGAGTACCTCGCGGACGTCGCTGATCTCATCACGAACGTCCGGAAGGTGAAACACCCGATCGAAGGGGGTCAGCGCGCGCGTCGCGGAACCGAGTTCTAA
- a CDS encoding nucleotidyltransferase domain-containing protein, with protein MSVEVRLPLPDEQVFRYGAMDDSIEILARNPSEEFSNRELQRLTGYGGPSVSKALSLLEAMGVVVRRDAGNRTLYRIDERRLREPDDPLLEIPQPSFREPLRRFVRRLDDELDSIAGIVCFGSVARGEADRASDVDVFVLVADEEAVSARRTVADVVRDLEAEPIDGDRYEFEVFVESPESARKRGADLRPIFREGVTLVESETLRRVKHEIFGVAE; from the coding sequence ATGAGCGTCGAAGTACGACTGCCCCTTCCCGACGAGCAGGTCTTCCGGTACGGGGCGATGGACGACAGCATCGAGATACTCGCCCGGAACCCGTCGGAGGAATTCTCGAACCGAGAGCTGCAGCGACTCACCGGATACGGCGGCCCCAGCGTCTCGAAGGCGCTCTCGCTGCTCGAAGCGATGGGGGTGGTCGTCAGACGCGACGCCGGGAACCGAACGCTCTACCGGATCGACGAGCGGCGGTTACGCGAGCCGGACGATCCGCTCCTCGAAATCCCACAGCCGTCATTTCGAGAACCGCTGCGGCGGTTCGTCCGGCGTCTCGACGACGAGCTGGATTCGATCGCCGGGATCGTCTGCTTCGGCAGCGTCGCCCGCGGCGAGGCCGATCGCGCGAGCGACGTCGACGTCTTCGTCCTCGTCGCCGACGAGGAGGCGGTCTCCGCGCGGCGAACCGTCGCGGACGTCGTTCGAGACCTGGAGGCGGAACCGATCGACGGCGATCGGTACGAGTTCGAGGTCTTTGTCGAGTCGCCCGAGAGCGCCCGCAAGCGAGGCGCGGATCTCCGGCCGATATTCCGGGAGGGAGTCACCCTGGTCGAGAGCGAGACGCTGCGGCGAGTGAAACACGAGATCTTCGGGGTGGCAGAATGA
- a CDS encoding ABC transporter ATP-binding protein, whose amino-acid sequence MGVIRATDLRKSYGTVDALDGLSFAVDRGELFGFLGPNGAGKTSTIRVLTGQIEPDAGEVSVLGVDPVERPIETRRRAGILPEQASPPSFLTPREYLEFVGEVRGLDPDRVADRAGRWAERLGFESKLDTLHTDLSRGQQQKVMIAQAFLHEPDVVFIDEPLANLDPLVQEQVKAFLVGYAAADNAVFVSTHNIEVAEAICTRVGIVADGRLVAERSVSDATDASLLELFLDRVSDEAARDLPACSTA is encoded by the coding sequence ATGGGTGTCATACGCGCTACCGACCTACGGAAGTCGTACGGGACCGTCGACGCGTTAGACGGGCTGAGTTTCGCGGTCGATCGGGGCGAACTGTTCGGATTCTTGGGTCCGAACGGGGCCGGGAAGACGTCCACGATCCGCGTGCTGACGGGGCAGATCGAACCCGACGCCGGTGAGGTCAGCGTTCTCGGCGTCGACCCGGTCGAACGGCCGATCGAGACGCGTCGTCGGGCGGGAATCTTGCCGGAGCAGGCGTCGCCGCCGAGTTTCCTCACGCCGCGGGAGTACCTGGAGTTCGTCGGCGAGGTTCGGGGTCTCGACCCCGATCGCGTGGCCGATCGAGCCGGCCGGTGGGCCGAGCGGCTCGGATTCGAGAGCAAGCTCGATACGCTCCACACGGATCTCTCGCGGGGCCAACAGCAGAAGGTGATGATCGCCCAGGCGTTCCTGCACGAACCCGACGTCGTGTTCATCGACGAGCCGCTCGCGAACCTCGACCCGCTCGTCCAGGAGCAGGTCAAGGCGTTTCTCGTCGGCTACGCGGCCGCGGACAACGCCGTCTTCGTCTCGACGCACAACATCGAGGTCGCCGAGGCGATCTGTACCCGCGTCGGGATCGTCGCCGACGGGCGGCTGGTCGCCGAACGATCGGTTTCGGATGCCACCGACGCGTCGCTTCTCGAGTTGTTCCTCGATCGCGTCTCCGACGAAGCGGCTCGCGATCTCCCCGCATGCTCGACAGCATGA